A single region of the Anomaloglossus baeobatrachus isolate aAnoBae1 chromosome 2, aAnoBae1.hap1, whole genome shotgun sequence genome encodes:
- the LOC142290121 gene encoding zinc finger protein 706-like — translation MARGQQKIQSQQKNAKKQAEKKKHGSDQKAAAKVALVFTCPVCRTQMPDPKTFKQHFESKHPKSPMPPELVDVQA, via the exons ATGGCTCGTGGGCAGCAAAAGATCCAGTCTCAGCAGAAGAACGCCAAGAAGCAGGCTGAGAAGAAGAAACATGGAAGTGACCAGAaagctgcagccaaggtggccctgGTCTTCACGTGCCCCGTGTGCAGG ACACAGATGCCAGACCCCAAAACGTTTAAGCAGCATTTTGAAAGCAAACACCCCAAGTCTCCCATGCCTCCGGAGCTGGTAGATGTGCAGGCATAA